The following coding sequences lie in one Arachis hypogaea cultivar Tifrunner chromosome 9, arahy.Tifrunner.gnm2.J5K5, whole genome shotgun sequence genomic window:
- the LOC112711792 gene encoding uncharacterized protein: protein MEPGMRSGGPPGVFVKNRSSSGCLIVRKKGDGLSGGVGSSSSSRKMYESKKVKKRPKVELSRDSGSSGDLPMPPARRLGPETIRVCNGLNAFERGVAGGSEIVRKRDRFEQIRRNGDDLSEEDGLERMERKRSKIDAFGSDQYDDAMDVDIMRRRHFENNGGGLGGGRFAGAMHTARTGIDREFESGSSRHTIDKRKNSYHSRATGSYRGDNVDHNRFKMNRDAAQRPLPLLREKFNCGETIRIQGKNGVLKVMVKKDKMGGPLEHYDNRKPVESRQSMRAEGIAKKNVLIHPSSYLEAKPIEKQDLNVRPEKKLLATRKSSSKDSKGDEQDSDNSDTSLNVGVKGSEAPKSSKRVASEDEQIPKHEKLQTTAIKEGKIRRGSGTEKQKLREKIREMLLNSGWTIDYRPRRNRDYLDAVYINPAGTAYWSIIKAYEALQKQLNDDDPGAKLKGESSSFAPIADDVLSQLTRKTRKKMEKELKKKKKERDNIESDSEKERQFKISSSIKHDMNGTNSEINPEKLSSFLKQGSKSMKTKMIENAVNSGSSKSQNVVSQPNDGTEKSFPGNNPHVLHGRKSRKDGRCTLLIRNSNIGSGSESDDFVPYTGKRTVLSWLVDSGAVQLSQKVQYRRKKRVMLEGWITRDGIHCGCCSKILTVSKFELHAGSKLRQPYQNIYLDSGDSLLQCQIDAWSRQEKSEKISFHSVDIDGNDPNDDTCGICGDGGDLICCDSCPSTFHLSCLDIQMLPPGEWHCPNCTCKFCGVVSGPVNKDELTINALHICNLCEKKFHERCTKEMDTLPTNSDFSGPSFCGKGCKELFEHLKKYLGTKHELDAGLTWSLIRRTDEDSDAANRGISQRVECNSKLAVALAVMDECFLPVVDRRSGINILHNVLYNTGSNFSRLNYTGFYTAILERGDEMISAASIRFRGTKLAEMPFIGTRHMYRNQGMCRRLFCAIELVLCSLKVEKLVIPAISELIHTWTTVFGFTHLEKSLRQEMRSLSMLVFPGIDMLQKLLVEQGKLEGFERIKNRDEVNTNPSMASRLDMNSSALQTPHGNDDASSNPDNDISNESSDASQEQSNKILVDRNVWSKSHSEDRLSDSASDKCVSSSSTSDDVLESNNKIVTASPGNDKLHPSAKFQKDNCMSTPPIDASNCHGNPALGSENAFSDPDSAENMVEPVSNRKCHSYTDMNCDPSEHGINPALDLRVGGNALSFREFDMNDAHDEAFEADPSVNLLEENNKHVDISCSILNQGGESSLRVRYDLNDENAREDEQNYDKGFTSREMHMNDTELSASGDSSETDPA from the exons ATGGAACCGGGCATGAGATCCGGTGGCCCTCCTGGGGTTTTTGTGAAGAACAGGAGTTCTTCAGGATGTTTGATTGTTAGGAAGAAAGGTGATGGGCTGAGTGGTGGGGTTGGCAGCTCTTCGAGCTCCAGGAAGATGTATGAATCgaagaaagtgaagaagaggCCCAAAGTTGAGCTGAGTAGAGATTCGGGATCAAGTGGTGATCTACCGATGCCGCCTGCTAGAAGGCTTGGTCCTGAAACCATTCGAGTATGCAATGGTTTGAACGCATTCGAGCGAGGCGTGGCTGGTGGCAGTGAAATTGTCAGGAAGAGGGACAGGTTTGAGCAGATTAGGCGTAATGGGGATGATTTATCTGAGGAGGATGGGTTggagaggatggaaaggaagcgcAGTAAGATTGATGCGTTTGGTTCTGATCAATATGATGATGCTATGGACGTGGACATTATGAGAAGGAGGCACTTTGAAAATAATGGGGGTGGTTTAGGAGGAGGAAGGTTTGCTGGGGCAATGCATACTGCTAGAACTGGCATTGATAGGGAGTTTGAATCTGGGTCAAGCAGACACACCATTGATAAGAGGAAAAACTCCTACCACAGCAGGGCAACTGGCTCATACCGAGGAGATAATGTTGACCATAATAGGTTCAAGATGAACAGGGATGCAGCTCAGCGCCCTCTGCCATTGCTGAGGGAAAAGTTTAACTGTGGAGAAACTATCAGGATTCAGGGGAAAAATGGGGTTTTGAAGGTGATGGTTAAGAAGGATAAGATGGGTGGGCCACTGGAACACTATGATAATCGCAAACCTGTAGAAAGCAGACAAAGTATGAGGGCAGAGGGGATTGCCAAGAAGAATGTTCTGATACACCCTTCATCTTACTTGGAAGCAAAACCTATTGAGAAACAAGATTTAAATGTTAGGCCAGAGAAGAAACTGTTAGCAACAAGAAAATCATCGAGTAAGGACAGTAAGGGTGATGAGCAGGATTCAGATAACAGTGACACTTCATTGAATGTAGGCGTAAAAGGCAGTGAAGCTCCCAAGTCTTCAAAGAGAGTAGCATCTGAAGATGAACAGATtcctaagcatgaaaaactccAAACTACAGCAattaaagaaggaaaaataaggcGTGGTAGTGGCACAGAAAAGCAGAAGCTTCGAGAAAAAATCCGGGAGATGCTTCTTAATTCAGGTTGGACCATAGACTATCGCCCTCGGAGGAATAGAGACTATCTTGATGCAGTTTACATCAATCCCGCTGGTACGGCCTATTGGTCTATCATCAAGGCCTATGAGGCACTTCAGAAGCAATTGAATGATGACGACCCTGGGGCCAAGCTCAAAGGGGAGAGCTCTTCTTTTGCTCCTATTGCAGATGATGTGCTTAGTCAGTTGACAAGGAAAACTCGGAAGAAGATGGAGAAAgagttaaagaagaagaagaaggaaagagatAATATTGAGAGTGACAGTGAAAAAGAGCGTCAATTTAAAATATCTTCCAGCATCAAGCATGACATGAATGGCACGAATAGTGAAATCAATCCAGAGAAACTAAGCTCCTTTTTAAAGCAAGGAAGTAAGTCAATGAAAACTAAAATGATTGAAAATGCTGTCAACAGTGGTAGCTCTAAAAGCCAGAACGTTGTCTCTCAACCGAATGATGGGACTGAGAAATCATTTCCAGGAAACAATCCCCATGTCTTACATGGGAGGAAAAGTAGAAAAGACGGAAGATGCACTTTGTTAATTCGTAATTCTAACATAGGTTCAGGTTCAGAATCTGATGACTTTGTTCCATATACTGGGAAAAGAACAGTGCTTTCCTGGTTGGTTGACTCAGGGGCTGTACAGTTAAGCCAAAAGGTTCAGTATCGTAGAAAGAAGCGAGTGATGCTGGAGGGATGGATCACAAGAGATGGCATTCATTGTGGCTGCTGTAGTAAAATCCTCACAGTTTCAAAGTTTGAGCTTCATGCAGGAAGTAAATTGCGCCAGCCATATCAAAACATTTATTTAGACTCTGGAGATTCTCTTCTACAGTGCCAGATTGATGCATGGAGTAGACAAGAGAAGTCTGAGAAAATCAGTTTCCATTCAGTAGATATTGATGGTAATGATCCAAATGATGATACTTGTGGTATATGTGGAGATGGAGGGGATTTGATCTGTTGTGATAGTTGTCCATCAACATTTCATCTGAGTTGCTTAGACATTCAG ATGCTTCCCCCTGGTGAATGGCATTGTCCAAATTGCACCTGCAAATTTTGTGGAGTTGTCAGTGGACCTGTGAACAAAGATGAATTAACTATAAATGCGCTGCATATTTGCAACTTATGCGAGAAAAAAT TTCATGAACGTTGTACAAAGGAGATGGACACCCTTCCTACTAACTCTGATTTCTCAGGGCCTTCCTTTTGCGGAAAGGGCTGCAAAGAG CTCTTTGAGCATTTGAAAAAATACCTTGGTACCAAGCATGAATTAGATGCAGGCCTCACTTGGTCTCTCATTCGTAGAACAGATGAAGACTCAGATGCAGCTAATAGGGGGATTAGCCAGAGGGTGGAATGCAATTCCAAGCTAGCTGTTGCACTCGCTGTGATGGATGAATGCTTTTTACCAGTTGTTGATAGGAGGAGTGGGATCAATATACTACATAATGTTTTATATAATACTGG GTCAAACTTCAGTCGGTTGAATTATACTGGTTTTTATACTGCTATTTTGGAGCGAGGGGATGAAATGATTTCCGCCGCATCAATCAG GTTCCGTGGGACCAAGTTAGCTGAGATGCCATTCATTGGAACTCGCCATATGTATAGGAATCAGGGGATGTGCCGCCGGCTCTTTTGTGCAATTGAATTG GTTCTTTGCTCTTTGAAGGTTGAGAAACTGGTTATTCCAGCGATTTCTGAACTCATTCATACATGGACAACAGTTTTTGGCTTCACGCATCTTGAGAAATCACTCAGACAAGAAATGAGGTCATTGAGTATGTTGGTCTTCCCTGGTATAGATATGTTGCAGAAGCTGCTAGTGGAGCAAGGAAAACTTGAGG GTTTTGAGAGAATTAAAAATAGAGATGAGGTTAATACTAATCCCAGTATGGCTAGTAGGTTGGACATGAATTCCTCAGCCCTGCAAACTCCTCATGGAAACGATGATGCTAGTTCAAATCCTGACAATGACATAAGCAATGAATCTAGTGATGCTTCTCAAGAACAAAGCAACAAAATCTTGGTTGACAGGAATGTGTGGTCAAAATCTCATTCTGAGGATAGGTTATCTGATTCTGCTTCAGATAAATGCGTTTCATCTTCTAGTACCAGTGATGATGTGCTAGAATCGAACAATAAAATAGTGACAGCCTCTCCTGGTAATGATAAATTGCATCCTTCTGCGAAGTTTCAAAAGGACAATTGTATGAGTACTCCTCCAATAGATGCTTCAAATTGCCATGGAAATCCAGCTTTGGGTTCCGAGAATGCTTTTTCTGACCCTGATTCTGCAGAAAATATGGTTGAACCTGTTTCTAATAGGAAATGTCACTCATACACTGATATGAATTGTGATCCCTCGGAGCATGGTATCAATCCAGCATTGGATTTGCGTGTGGGGGGTAATGCTTTGTCTTTTAGAGAGTTTGATATGAATGATGCCCATGATGAGGCTTTTGAAGCTGATCCATCAGTGAATTTGCTCGAGGAGAATAATAAACACGTGGATATCTCTTGTTCTATTCTTAATCAAGGTGGTGAGAGTTCTTTGCGAGTAAGATATGATTTGAATGATGAAAATGCTCGTGAGGATGAACAAAATTACGACAAAGGATTTACTTCACGGGAAATGCATATGAATGATACTGAGCTAAGTGCATCTGGTGATAGTTCTGAGACTGATCCAGCATAA